The proteins below come from a single Methanolobus chelungpuianus genomic window:
- a CDS encoding lipopolysaccharide biosynthesis protein, protein MSIAKKAVHGIAWVTLTALLIRIFETIAQLVLARLLDPADFGLIAIGLLAINTMSIFRDMGFGAALIHRKEDPDYIAANTSFILIPIFATILLVIAYFSAPYMAVFFDNSEVSPIIRVLALTFLISSFGTVPSILLEKELEFKKKVIPETLPRLGYAIVAILFAFYGYGVWSLVYGQITSAVLTTALIWIVSDWRPHLMFDKNVTKELFKYGKHILGASIIIFLITNVDDALVGRVLGIEELGFYTLAYTISNLPATQITHLIGRVMFPTYSKLQHDIDKLKSIYLKSITFISMLSIPTSIGILLIAPSFITFILGEKWTPAIPALQILCFYGLFRSIAATSGSLFQAIGKPIVLMKTSIMQLVLMLLLFPVFYRYGITGISVAVTIPLFIITLLQLHIITTVLKISLNDIASILAFNFSSAFFMVIWFVVADSVLLSTLNEKPIIKMSSLIITSVVIYFLSIYILNKKSLEELKTMFKSI, encoded by the coding sequence ATGTCAATAGCTAAAAAAGCAGTACATGGAATAGCTTGGGTTACTTTAACAGCTCTCCTCATAAGAATATTTGAGACTATCGCTCAACTGGTTTTGGCGAGGCTACTTGACCCTGCTGATTTTGGATTAATTGCAATAGGACTTTTGGCAATAAACACTATGTCTATTTTTCGAGATATGGGTTTTGGAGCAGCTCTTATTCATAGAAAAGAAGATCCCGATTACATCGCTGCAAATACTTCTTTTATTTTAATACCTATATTTGCGACCATACTTTTGGTTATTGCATACTTTTCTGCTCCTTACATGGCTGTATTTTTTGATAACTCTGAAGTTAGTCCGATAATCCGGGTTCTTGCATTAACTTTTCTTATATCTTCATTCGGAACAGTCCCATCAATTTTGCTCGAAAAAGAACTTGAATTTAAGAAAAAAGTAATTCCTGAAACTTTACCCCGATTAGGGTATGCTATTGTAGCTATCTTATTTGCATTCTATGGATATGGAGTATGGAGTTTAGTATATGGACAGATCACATCTGCTGTACTAACTACTGCTTTAATCTGGATTGTTTCGGACTGGAGACCGCATCTTATGTTTGATAAGAATGTGACAAAAGAGCTATTTAAGTACGGGAAGCATATTTTGGGTGCCAGTATCATCATATTTTTGATTACCAATGTTGATGATGCACTAGTGGGGAGAGTTCTTGGAATAGAAGAACTTGGTTTTTACACACTTGCCTATACAATATCCAATCTTCCAGCTACACAGATAACACATCTTATTGGTAGAGTTATGTTTCCAACATACTCAAAACTGCAGCATGATATAGATAAATTAAAGAGTATATATTTAAAAAGTATAACTTTTATATCTATGCTCTCTATCCCAACGTCGATAGGAATCTTGCTTATTGCACCAAGTTTTATTACATTCATTCTTGGAGAAAAATGGACTCCTGCAATTCCCGCGCTACAAATATTATGCTTTTATGGTTTGTTTAGATCAATAGCTGCTACAAGTGGAAGTCTTTTTCAGGCAATTGGAAAACCTATAGTATTAATGAAAACAAGCATAATGCAACTAGTATTGATGTTGTTATTATTTCCTGTGTTCTATAGATATGGCATCACTGGGATAAGTGTGGCGGTTACTATACCACTTTTCATAATAACCTTACTTCAACTTCATATAATTACCACAGTTTTGAAAATAAGTTTAAATGATATTGCCAGCATTTTAGCTTTTAACTTTAGTAGTGCATTCTTTATGGTTATTTGGTTTGTAGTTGCAGATAGTGTACTATTATCAACCCTTAACGAAAAACCTATTATAAAAATGAGTTCTCTTATTATTACTTCTGTAGTAATATACTTCTTAAGTATATACATTTTGAATAAGAAATCTTTAGAAGAACTTAAAACAATGTTTAAAAGCATTTAA
- a CDS encoding glycosyltransferase, with protein sequence MKIIYILDVFPKLSETFVLNEIVQLIRNGHNLHIFSVSLPTEELVHHEFSALNLNNKVHYYKKNNLQNVTKRRLFKYFAKGVVRDLLDFNVHRNIANVNLKIAYFSVLSEDIDVDIIHTHFRGDLARKLAFCTNRKYTMTSHAFEIYSNPRLKDIKRAIFDANKVFTPSNYNKRYLSEITGCRESKIKVIHATIDPDKFTRKADTNNTSKQIIMAGRLVEKKGMKYMILAMKDILSKHPEALLKVIGEGPLKSELMDLVRENNLTNNVVFRGSLPDDEYYNELENSIIAVLPCIITETGDRDVCPLTLQEAMSMELPVVSTNVHSIPELIDHKVSGILVNPNSEKEIARAVIELLDNTQLREKLGKGGRRKIIHEFNIKCQVENQTREWINIYSDKKEFL encoded by the coding sequence ATGAAAATAATATATATCCTAGATGTCTTCCCAAAACTTTCAGAAACCTTTGTACTTAACGAAATAGTACAACTGATAAGAAATGGTCATAATCTTCACATATTTTCTGTTTCTTTACCTACTGAAGAACTTGTGCATCACGAGTTTAGTGCTTTAAACTTAAATAATAAAGTACATTACTACAAAAAAAACAACTTGCAAAATGTAACAAAGAGGAGATTGTTTAAATATTTTGCTAAAGGAGTTGTAAGGGATCTATTGGACTTTAATGTGCATCGTAATATAGCCAACGTTAACTTGAAGATTGCATATTTCTCTGTTTTAAGTGAAGATATAGACGTAGATATAATACACACTCACTTCAGAGGTGATCTTGCACGAAAACTGGCTTTCTGCACAAATAGAAAATATACAATGACATCTCACGCTTTTGAGATTTATAGTAATCCTCGATTGAAAGATATAAAAAGAGCAATCTTTGATGCAAATAAAGTTTTCACGCCTTCGAATTACAATAAAAGATACTTATCAGAGATCACAGGCTGTCGCGAAAGCAAAATCAAGGTCATTCATGCTACAATAGATCCAGATAAATTTACTCGTAAAGCTGATACTAATAATACAAGCAAACAAATTATAATGGCTGGCAGGCTTGTTGAAAAGAAAGGCATGAAATACATGATTTTAGCCATGAAAGATATCCTCTCTAAGCATCCTGAAGCATTACTAAAAGTAATTGGAGAAGGACCTCTGAAGAGTGAGTTAATGGACCTAGTAAGGGAAAATAATCTCACCAATAATGTAGTATTTCGGGGCTCTCTTCCAGATGACGAATATTATAACGAACTGGAAAACAGCATTATTGCAGTATTGCCCTGCATAATTACAGAGACTGGCGATCGTGATGTGTGCCCCCTTACATTGCAGGAAGCAATGTCTATGGAGTTGCCAGTTGTCTCTACAAATGTGCATAGTATACCAGAGCTTATTGATCACAAAGTATCAGGTATATTAGTGAATCCAAATAGTGAAAAAGAAATTGCTCGGGCAGTAATTGAGCTATTGGACAATACCCAACTGAGGGAAAAATTAGGTAAAGGTGGAAGGAGAAAAATAATTCATGAATTCAACATAAAGTGCCAAGTAGAAAATCAGACCAGAGAATGGATTAATATTTATTCAGATAAAAAGGAGTTTTTATGA
- a CDS encoding mannose-1-phosphate guanylyltransferase/mannose-6-phosphate isomerase translates to MCIKSIILAGGSGTRLWPLSRELYPKQFLKIRNRSLFQDTVSRCLQVSDISEIYVVTNEVHKYFVISQVEELGYDMPPENLLLEPEGRNTLPAICYGIREIDKAFGKSVVGVFSSDHVLDPVAMETISGAEKIASEYLVTFGIVPSSPHTGYGYIKPGEELEVGNRVREFREKPCMEDAKKYIAEGCLWNSGMFLMGTDIFSEEVQTLAPDVWNAFENAGTIQETYSKVPNISIDYGIMEKSSRVGVVKLGCKWSDLGNFDAFYAESEKDKANNCTLSCQNVLVDSNNNFIHSNAKKLVSLIDINDMIVVDTTDALMICPRKSSEKVKEVVNLLKKRNDERINIHETVYRPWGSYTLLENSGGHKIKNIAVLPGKKLSLQLHHHRSEHWVVVKGMAQVENDGQSFFLRQGESTFIKAGAKHRLSNPGKLPLEIIEVQLGEYVEEDDIVRFDDEYGRA, encoded by the coding sequence ATGTGCATAAAATCCATAATTCTTGCAGGCGGCTCGGGAACACGTCTGTGGCCATTGAGCCGGGAACTTTACCCTAAACAATTCCTGAAGATCAGGAACAGATCCCTTTTTCAGGACACTGTGTCAAGATGCCTGCAGGTTTCAGACATTTCGGAGATCTATGTAGTCACGAATGAAGTGCACAAGTATTTTGTTATCAGCCAGGTTGAGGAGCTTGGATATGACATGCCTCCCGAGAACCTCCTGCTTGAACCTGAAGGCAGGAACACACTTCCTGCCATATGTTACGGGATAAGGGAGATCGACAAGGCTTTTGGAAAATCGGTCGTCGGCGTATTCTCTTCTGACCACGTGCTTGACCCTGTTGCAATGGAAACTATATCCGGTGCAGAAAAAATAGCATCCGAATATCTTGTGACGTTCGGGATAGTTCCTTCATCCCCGCATACCGGATACGGATATATCAAGCCGGGAGAGGAGCTTGAAGTTGGTAACAGGGTCCGGGAGTTCAGAGAGAAGCCCTGTATGGAAGACGCAAAAAAATACATTGCAGAAGGATGTCTCTGGAACAGCGGGATGTTCCTGATGGGCACGGACATCTTTTCAGAAGAAGTGCAAACCCTGGCTCCTGACGTGTGGAATGCTTTTGAGAATGCCGGCACAATTCAGGAAACCTATTCCAAAGTGCCAAACATCTCCATTGATTATGGCATCATGGAGAAATCCTCCAGGGTTGGCGTTGTGAAGCTCGGATGCAAATGGAGCGACCTTGGGAACTTTGATGCATTCTATGCTGAATCTGAAAAGGACAAGGCCAATAACTGCACGCTTTCATGCCAGAATGTTCTCGTTGACTCAAACAATAATTTTATCCACTCCAATGCCAAGAAGTTGGTCTCGCTGATCGATATAAATGACATGATAGTAGTTGATACCACTGATGCCCTGATGATCTGCCCCCGGAAGAGCAGTGAGAAGGTAAAGGAAGTTGTCAACCTCCTTAAAAAGAGAAACGACGAGCGCATAAATATCCACGAGACTGTCTATCGCCCCTGGGGATCCTATACGCTGCTGGAGAATTCAGGCGGACATAAGATAAAGAACATAGCAGTCCTTCCAGGAAAAAAGCTGAGCCTGCAGTTGCATCATCACAGGAGCGAGCACTGGGTGGTCGTCAAGGGAATGGCGCAGGTGGAGAATGACGGCCAGAGCTTCTTCCTCAGACAGGGAGAGAGCACTTTCATCAAGGCAGGCGCAAAGCACAGGCTGTCAAACCCGGGGAAACTGCCGCTGGAGATCATTGAGGTGCAGCTGGGCGAGTATGTGGAAGAGGACGACATTGTGAGATTTGACGATGAGTATGGGAGAGCCTGA
- a CDS encoding sulfide/dihydroorotate dehydrogenase-like FAD/NAD-binding protein produces the protein MSYTILEKKQIAPQVHLMKVLAPDVAKAAKAGQFIILRIDETSERIPLTIADFDADEGYVTIIFQEMGKTTKQLAQMTDRDVLLDFVGPLGKPADVRKLGTVILVGGGVGIAPVYPQVKAYRDAGNKVISVIGARNKDLLILEDEMQAASDELYIATDDGSKGHHGFVTDVAKKILDSGEKIARIVVIGPPILMKVAAGMTAPYGVETIVSLNPIMIDGTGMCGGCRVSVGGETKFACVDGPEFDAHKVDFNLLMSRLGLYRPEEAQCQENHQCTCRSGN, from the coding sequence ATGTCATATACAATTCTTGAAAAGAAGCAGATAGCACCCCAGGTGCATCTGATGAAGGTGCTTGCCCCGGATGTTGCCAAAGCTGCAAAGGCAGGTCAGTTCATTATCCTGCGTATTGATGAAACCAGTGAGCGCATCCCTCTTACGATCGCAGATTTCGATGCTGATGAAGGTTATGTCACCATTATCTTCCAGGAGATGGGTAAGACCACAAAACAGCTTGCACAGATGACAGACAGGGATGTACTCCTGGATTTTGTCGGCCCTCTCGGAAAACCTGCTGACGTGAGGAAGCTGGGCACGGTCATCCTTGTAGGCGGAGGTGTCGGGATTGCCCCTGTATATCCGCAGGTGAAGGCATATCGTGATGCAGGGAACAAGGTCATATCCGTCATAGGGGCGAGGAACAAGGATCTTCTCATACTCGAAGACGAGATGCAGGCCGCAAGCGATGAACTGTACATAGCCACTGACGACGGTTCCAAGGGACACCACGGCTTCGTGACCGATGTCGCAAAGAAGATCCTTGACAGTGGCGAGAAGATCGCGCGGATAGTCGTCATCGGCCCTCCTATTCTCATGAAGGTGGCAGCAGGCATGACAGCTCCCTACGGCGTGGAGACAATAGTGAGCCTCAATCCTATAATGATCGACGGCACAGGCATGTGCGGCGGTTGCCGTGTCTCCGTGGGTGGCGAGACGAAGTTCGCCTGTGTGGACGGACCTGAATTTGATGCGCATAAGGTCGATTTCAACCTGCTGATGAGTCGTCTTGGATTATACAGGCCGGAGGAGGCGCAATGCCAGGAGAACCACCAGTGCACATGCAGGAGTGGTAACTGA
- the gltA gene encoding NADPH-dependent glutamate synthase: MAARQAMPHQDAKERTRNFDEVALGYTEEQAIAEASRCLECRNPKCVQGCPVEIDIPGFIAQMKAGDFDEAIATIKLTNSLPAVCGRVCPQEVQCEELCVLAKKGEPVAIGRLERFCADHERKKGVAAPVRAQSTGKRVAVVGAGPASLTAAADLAKEGHAVTMFEALHDTGGVLTYGIPEFRLPKSIVRDEVEYIKQLGVDVKVDYIIGKIKTLEELKNDFDAVFLGTGAGLPKFMGIEGENLNGVYSANEFLTRVNLMKAYRFPDYSTPIKRGKHVIVVGGGNVAMDAARSALRLGAEEVSIVYRRGEDELPARKEEVENAKEEGIIFRLLTNPVRILQGDNMTVKGVECIRMELGEPDESGRRSPVPKAGSEHVIDADIVIIAIGTSPNPMILSGSDGLKVSPRGTIVVDESAKTSIGNVCAGGDAVTGAATVISAMGAGKLAAQTINDYLRNN, from the coding sequence ATGGCAGCAAGACAGGCAATGCCTCACCAGGACGCAAAGGAGAGGACCCGAAACTTTGATGAGGTCGCACTGGGTTACACCGAAGAGCAGGCAATTGCGGAGGCCTCCCGCTGCCTTGAGTGCAGGAACCCTAAATGTGTCCAGGGCTGCCCGGTAGAGATTGATATCCCTGGCTTTATCGCGCAGATGAAGGCAGGCGATTTCGATGAGGCCATAGCGACCATCAAGCTGACAAACTCCCTGCCGGCAGTATGCGGCCGCGTATGTCCTCAGGAAGTCCAGTGTGAGGAACTGTGTGTCCTTGCAAAGAAAGGAGAGCCTGTTGCTATCGGCAGGCTTGAGCGCTTCTGTGCGGACCATGAGAGGAAGAAGGGTGTAGCAGCTCCTGTACGCGCGCAGTCCACTGGCAAGCGAGTGGCGGTCGTGGGTGCAGGTCCTGCAAGCCTGACTGCTGCAGCTGATCTCGCAAAAGAAGGACATGCAGTGACAATGTTCGAAGCACTCCACGATACAGGAGGAGTGCTGACCTACGGGATACCTGAGTTCAGGCTTCCAAAATCAATCGTGAGGGATGAGGTCGAGTACATAAAGCAGCTTGGGGTCGATGTCAAGGTGGATTATATCATCGGCAAGATAAAGACCCTGGAAGAGCTGAAGAATGACTTCGATGCGGTCTTCCTGGGTACGGGTGCGGGCCTTCCGAAGTTCATGGGTATCGAGGGCGAGAACCTTAACGGTGTGTACTCTGCCAACGAGTTCCTTACAAGGGTGAACCTGATGAAAGCTTACCGTTTCCCTGACTACAGCACTCCCATCAAGAGAGGCAAGCATGTCATTGTGGTGGGAGGCGGCAACGTTGCAATGGATGCCGCCCGCAGTGCCCTGCGTCTTGGTGCCGAAGAGGTCAGCATTGTCTATCGCCGTGGTGAGGACGAGCTCCCTGCCAGGAAGGAAGAGGTGGAGAACGCAAAGGAGGAAGGCATTATCTTCAGGCTGCTTACCAATCCCGTCCGCATCCTTCAGGGTGATAACATGACCGTTAAAGGCGTTGAGTGCATCAGGATGGAACTCGGGGAGCCGGATGAGTCCGGACGCAGGAGCCCTGTCCCGAAAGCCGGTTCAGAGCATGTGATAGATGCCGATATAGTGATAATTGCCATTGGCACCTCGCCAAACCCGATGATACTCTCAGGCTCTGATGGATTGAAGGTGAGTCCACGGGGCACTATCGTTGTTGACGAGTCTGCGAAAACCTCAATTGGGAACGTATGTGCAGGCGGCGATGCAGTGACGGGTGCAGCGACTGTCATCAGTGCCATGGGCGCCGGCAAGCTTGCAGCCCAGACTATCAATGATTATCTCAGGAACAACTGA
- a CDS encoding phosphoadenosine phosphosulfate reductase family protein — MDKDRFSRKPSRRKDSPSSKNENTGAREKSGPRHASYEKDYIFWCNTCNVPLIGQRCCTCGGQGQKLVLSQPADVRFCSPYERSVLREQLVSSFGCDPIGERIVLLNKIPGDDKTDEVIVDGLYFGVLGFDLQSMSYRFEPMVQGAKILMGNPVPGKLVVLKKSSRHLNGKKVEADLVQSMSLDIRKGDSVLVVSGALAGFGVSYCDADELQDCRGPAVRVRKIDSQSASLNPKVSSMGDVIAANIDHLRSLGKNAINTIKGIANQKDFRDLPVHVSFSGGKDSLAVLDLTRSALRNRDVKAFFLNTGIEFPETVDFVHEHCAENNIELIEKKAGDSFWDNVVTFGPPAKDFRWCCKTCKLAPANAAIEQCLENAPTCLTIDGKRKHESFSRARIAVSEKNPFVPGQLNIFPIRDWRAIEVWLYIYWRGLKYNPLYDQGFERVGCYLCPAALSAEFQRLRDLHPELYSRWNSFLKDWAEESGFTPEFIEHGLWRWKELPPKMVKLCEDAGISISGRETTSQFAIEMTSGISPCRAGGYSIEGAVQGLSMRKAGNILNIIGSTSFSEELGLLLVKSGGSTVKLFSSGSLVVNADNREEADRLFAAVSEQLLRNHRCTGCGICLKACPAGSISLDGQGGVLISESCIRCGRCSGSCFIVKYSDRMNIIGSSLR; from the coding sequence ATGGATAAAGATCGATTCTCAAGAAAGCCTTCGAGGCGAAAGGACAGTCCCTCTTCTAAGAATGAAAATACAGGGGCCAGGGAGAAAAGCGGTCCCAGGCACGCGAGTTACGAGAAGGATTATATTTTCTGGTGCAATACCTGCAATGTACCGCTCATCGGGCAAAGATGCTGCACATGCGGCGGACAAGGACAGAAGCTGGTCCTGTCCCAGCCTGCCGATGTAAGGTTCTGTTCCCCATACGAGAGGTCCGTGCTCCGCGAACAGCTCGTATCCTCTTTTGGGTGTGATCCCATCGGGGAGCGTATCGTGCTGCTCAACAAGATACCGGGTGATGACAAGACTGACGAGGTGATCGTTGACGGCCTCTACTTTGGCGTGTTGGGCTTTGACCTGCAATCAATGAGTTACAGATTTGAGCCCATGGTCCAGGGTGCTAAGATCCTGATGGGAAATCCCGTCCCTGGGAAGCTTGTGGTCTTAAAGAAGAGCAGCAGGCACCTGAACGGCAAGAAGGTGGAAGCTGATTTGGTCCAGAGCATGTCCCTCGATATCAGGAAGGGTGACAGCGTGCTTGTTGTGTCAGGCGCCCTGGCAGGGTTTGGAGTTTCCTACTGTGATGCAGATGAACTTCAGGATTGCAGGGGTCCTGCCGTCAGGGTACGTAAGATCGACTCCCAGTCTGCCTCCCTCAATCCTAAGGTCTCATCCATGGGTGACGTCATTGCGGCAAATATCGATCACCTGCGCAGCCTTGGTAAGAATGCGATCAATACCATCAAGGGCATAGCGAACCAGAAGGATTTCAGGGACCTGCCTGTGCATGTGTCCTTCAGTGGAGGGAAGGACAGCCTGGCAGTGCTGGACCTTACCCGCAGCGCACTGAGGAACAGGGATGTGAAGGCGTTCTTCCTCAACACAGGCATCGAATTCCCGGAAACCGTGGATTTCGTGCATGAGCACTGTGCTGAGAACAATATCGAGCTCATTGAGAAGAAAGCAGGGGACAGTTTCTGGGACAACGTGGTTACGTTTGGCCCCCCTGCCAAGGATTTCAGGTGGTGCTGCAAGACCTGCAAGCTTGCACCTGCAAATGCGGCTATTGAACAGTGCCTGGAAAATGCGCCCACGTGCCTGACCATTGACGGGAAGAGGAAGCATGAATCCTTCTCCCGGGCAAGGATCGCTGTCAGCGAGAAGAACCCCTTTGTTCCTGGTCAGCTGAACATATTCCCTATAAGGGACTGGAGAGCCATAGAGGTCTGGTTGTATATCTACTGGAGGGGCCTTAAGTATAATCCTCTTTACGACCAGGGATTTGAAAGGGTTGGATGTTATCTTTGCCCTGCGGCCCTTTCTGCTGAATTCCAGAGGCTGCGGGATCTGCATCCGGAACTGTATAGTCGCTGGAACAGTTTCCTGAAAGACTGGGCAGAAGAATCAGGGTTCACCCCGGAGTTCATCGAGCACGGCCTCTGGCGATGGAAGGAGCTCCCGCCAAAAATGGTAAAGCTATGTGAAGATGCGGGCATATCTATTTCAGGCAGGGAAACGACATCACAGTTCGCAATTGAGATGACTTCGGGAATATCCCCATGCAGGGCAGGCGGCTATTCGATCGAGGGAGCGGTACAGGGTCTTTCAATGAGGAAGGCCGGCAATATCCTCAATATTATCGGAAGCACTTCGTTCTCAGAAGAACTCGGGTTGCTGCTTGTAAAGAGTGGTGGGTCCACCGTGAAGCTGTTCTCCTCCGGGAGCCTGGTGGTTAACGCGGATAACAGGGAAGAGGCTGACAGGCTATTTGCTGCAGTTTCAGAACAGCTTCTGAGGAACCACAGATGCACAGGCTGTGGCATTTGCCTCAAAGCGTGCCCTGCGGGATCAATAAGCCTTGATGGGCAGGGTGGGGTGCTGATCAGTGAAAGCTGCATCCGATGCGGCAGGTGTAGTGGCTCCTGTTTTATTGTGAAGTATTCGGACAGGATGAATATAATTGGGTCTTCTCTGCGGTGA
- a CDS encoding AI-2E family transporter, whose protein sequence is MVPTIKDGVSRIIDSKWKIAAVIAIILLLIIQVFIFLPLADGIILGLVFAYISRPIFYKMDRFPRLGAFVATMSIVVPVVFIIGWGLLEIVRKIAWVFDNQTYMLNLVFDYSRRVNVPAEYSNDVNQLLWNISTSFVPLISGAGIFSYAFDIMMFGLNLVVAVFVCYYLLADGHRLYRAIVALFPDNCKSSVVRYFEHLDVILQGVFVGNASAALIVSILSLIVFYAFGFSNILALAALIFLASVIPMFAGYMVLLALSAYRYLEYGPESAIIFFLVSSIVIYVPPELFLRPYLSSIKSHVHPLLILLAFLGGAFVGGISGFFAAPILLGAIIAAYRVYMDDVSAACLLSEKKHVSIEAELPDQS, encoded by the coding sequence ATGGTTCCAACAATAAAGGACGGAGTTTCCCGCATAATTGATTCCAAGTGGAAGATTGCGGCAGTAATAGCAATTATCTTACTTCTTATTATCCAGGTGTTCATTTTCCTGCCTCTTGCAGACGGTATTATCCTGGGGCTTGTGTTCGCATACATATCGAGGCCTATTTTCTATAAGATGGACCGCTTTCCCCGACTGGGTGCTTTCGTGGCAACAATGTCCATTGTAGTGCCGGTGGTATTTATCATAGGATGGGGCCTGCTGGAAATAGTGCGCAAGATCGCATGGGTGTTTGATAACCAGACATACATGCTCAATCTCGTGTTCGATTACTCCAGGAGGGTCAATGTACCTGCAGAGTACAGTAACGATGTTAACCAGCTTTTATGGAACATTTCCACTTCCTTCGTCCCCCTGATCAGTGGGGCGGGCATATTCTCTTATGCCTTTGACATTATGATGTTCGGTCTTAATCTTGTGGTCGCCGTATTTGTATGTTATTACCTTCTGGCTGACGGTCACAGGCTGTACCGGGCTATCGTGGCATTGTTCCCGGATAACTGTAAAAGCTCGGTGGTCAGGTACTTCGAGCATCTTGACGTTATCCTGCAGGGAGTCTTCGTAGGCAACGCATCAGCTGCGCTCATAGTAAGCATATTGTCCCTTATCGTGTTCTATGCGTTCGGCTTTTCGAACATACTGGCACTAGCGGCACTTATCTTCCTTGCCTCCGTTATTCCCATGTTTGCAGGCTACATGGTGCTCCTGGCACTTTCGGCCTACAGGTATTTGGAATATGGCCCGGAAAGTGCTATCATATTCTTCTTAGTGTCGTCAATAGTCATCTATGTGCCACCGGAACTTTTCCTGCGCCCTTACCTTTCAAGCATAAAGTCCCATGTGCACCCTCTGCTGATACTTCTTGCGTTCCTCGGAGGGGCATTTGTGGGTGGTATCTCGGGTTTCTTTGCAGCTCCTATATTGCTTGGTGCGATCATAGCAGCTTACAGGGTGTACATGGATGATGTGTCTGCAGCCTGCCTTTTATCTGAGAAGAAGCATGTTTCCATCGAAGCTGAGCTTCCTGATCAGAGCTGA